Within Clostridiaceae bacterium, the genomic segment TAAAACTAACATCGTTAACAGCATTAACGGTTTTTTTCCCAACTTTAAATTTAGTTTGCAGATTTTTTACTTTTAATATATAATCTTTTTCCATATTCGGCCTCCTTACTGTGTAGCGTCAAAGACGTCGCGCAGTCCATCACCAAAGAAATTAACACCTAAAACAAACAAGGATATCACTATACCGGGAGCTATCCACAATATTGGATGATTTTGAAATATGGTAAAGCTTCTGGCTGCATTTATAACATTTCCCCAGGTAGGAATAGCATTTGGCACACCCATACCCAGAAAACTCAAGGCCGCTTCTGATAGTACAAATCCTGCAGTCTGCATGGTTATGGATACGATGACCGGTCCTAATGTATTAGGTAAAATATGTTTAAACATAATAGATGTACTGGATACTCCGTTGGTTCTGTAAAATTCTATAAAAGGCTCAGTTTTTAATGACAGCACCTTGCTTCTCACAAGACGTGCCGTACTCATCCATCCGGTAAAGCAGAATATCAGCACCAGGTTTCCGAGGCTTCTTCCTGAGAGACCCACCAGTATCAGAATCAGCATAATCTGAGGAAAGGTTGTCATTACTTCACATAGATAAATAATAACCGAGTCAATTTTTCCACCATAATAACCTGCTATACAACCAAGTACACAACCTATCAATGCTGCGCCTAAAGCAGAGGTTAAGCCTACTACTATTGAAATGCGTCCCCCATACAATATTCTGGCAAGAGTGTCCCTTCCGGCATTATCAGTTCCAAGTGGATGTTCAAGAGAAGCCGGTTTTAACCTATCTGCAGGATTTACATATGATGGATCATA encodes:
- a CDS encoding ABC transporter permease is translated as MKTVTPKKVNKIKKSSLARRNIQKFASNKLAMLGLIIVSIFVLCSIFAPILTPYDPSYVNPADRLKPASLEHPLGTDNAGRDTLARILYGGRISIVVGLTSALGAALIGCVLGCIAGYYGGKIDSVIIYLCEVMTTFPQIMLILILVGLSGRSLGNLVLIFCFTGWMSTARLVRSKVLSLKTEPFIEFYRTNGVSSTSIMFKHILPNTLGPVIVSITMQTAGFVLSEAALSFLGMGVPNAIPTWGNVINAARSFTIFQNHPILWIAPGIVISLFVLGVNFFGDGLRDVFDATQ